The Candidatus Eremiobacteraceae bacterium genome contains a region encoding:
- a CDS encoding CVNH domain-containing protein yields MRIAGILAFAAAATMWLGLQAPASAATQIPPGSYRESCTNISSNFGVVNATCPDVNGTMHQASLNYARCPGSQVANNNGTLVCGAGGYNIGRTLPGGSWRASCKDASKTNGTLFATCDNGHGGWTNTSLNLNACPTRLVGNNFGSLFCAGDANGAYLPPGQWRTSCRDAREDGRLIYADCDDGRGNYHPTSVDTGVCPRTEIINTAGRLYCINHPGNGNHYGNGNGNGHDNDDRYGATLPPGSWRTSCRNGYIANGVLHAQCQNGSGSWVASTIDLRACNGPIGNVRGNLVCLGKHGDGDNDNH; encoded by the coding sequence ATGCGAATTGCTGGAATTCTGGCGTTCGCAGCCGCGGCCACTATGTGGCTTGGGCTGCAAGCGCCGGCCTCGGCGGCGACACAAATACCGCCAGGCAGCTACCGCGAGTCATGTACGAACATCTCGAGCAACTTCGGCGTCGTCAACGCGACGTGCCCGGACGTCAACGGCACGATGCACCAGGCGAGCCTCAACTATGCGCGCTGCCCGGGTAGCCAGGTCGCGAACAACAACGGCACGCTCGTCTGCGGTGCGGGCGGATACAACATCGGCCGCACGTTGCCCGGCGGATCGTGGCGCGCGTCGTGCAAGGACGCGAGCAAGACGAACGGCACGCTGTTCGCCACCTGCGACAACGGCCACGGCGGTTGGACGAATACGTCGCTCAACCTGAACGCCTGTCCGACGCGGCTCGTCGGCAACAACTTCGGCAGTCTCTTCTGTGCCGGCGACGCGAACGGGGCTTACCTGCCGCCGGGCCAGTGGCGCACCTCATGTCGCGACGCGCGTGAAGACGGCCGCTTGATCTACGCCGACTGCGATGACGGGCGCGGCAACTACCATCCGACTTCGGTCGACACCGGAGTGTGCCCGCGCACCGAGATCATCAACACAGCGGGCCGTCTCTATTGCATCAACCATCCGGGCAACGGGAACCATTACGGCAACGGTAACGGGAACGGCCACGACAACGACGACCGCTATGGCGCTACGCTGCCGCCGGGCAGCTGGCGCACGTCGTGCCGTAACGGATACATCGCGAACGGCGTGCTTCACGCGCAGTGCCAGAACGGCAGCGGCTCCTGGGTGGCGTCGACCATCGACCTGCGCGCCTGCAATGGACCGATCGGCAACGTGAGAGGCAACCTCGTCTGCTTGGGCAAGCACGGCGACGGGGACAACGACAACCACTAG